One stretch of Arachis hypogaea cultivar Tifrunner chromosome 20, arahy.Tifrunner.gnm2.J5K5, whole genome shotgun sequence DNA includes these proteins:
- the LOC140182929 gene encoding uncharacterized protein, giving the protein MDDIDQSEIYDLSINLFSQVGSVIDHPLFLQSEIQGCLDVGNPNYECSICGACFCMFAFTSLGGKVLDSVNDGRGPPQFIITGQNYHRIGSLLPDAGQKPKFAQLYIYDTQHEIMHSVISIGKQVYSCDFIVILCFSSRYNVLLIIFWQTSEIDKKLITELMQMIDTHNFIAQSFRRVKEFYQCHPSEIFCLKLYSQRKVDRRIYSAPSCDEVAALIVGDFDSSDHSRDIIVRFTVPLLFPYGEDRYQLNIAYRGEQPEYVPGRRTRVSLREFICFRLQIREHEDGIIHKCRRLFQQFVVDCFTMIESQMLYEIRMKQKRERIPIADRPKISCRVFHAKLKCLLSNLKEGMYTIEFQKRGLPHGHMLLWFNGESNLQSVEIVDEFIYAELPNPQKFPSLYNVVTKYMIHGSCSRLRPSSPCMKDGKCSKFYPKRFVDQTSFDEDGYPIYRRRNMAVTVKINDVDIDNRFVVPYNPLLLIKYQAHINLEFCNKSNVIKYLFKYVNKGPDRVTATIGETYDVGESSQVVDEIKQYYDCRYLLPSESMWRIFAYDIHHRWPSVQRLTFHLPNQQHVVFDDADITTHVYLRNKDLMTMLRRGCTSFRSIRTVNGVTYDTVQEACFAMGFLIDDKEYVSAIKEVAELASAAQLRRIFVMLLLSGSMGRPLAVWEQTCAYLSADILYRRRHELQYPDLTMSQDELQTFCLLEIEKLLQSNEKSLRNYASMPVPNNYLVSLFSNLMLLRELQYDTVSNILKLNKEQRVVYDKIIDCVSNKGHEFFFVGIASLLLPSGNTAHSMFNIPVELTEDTVYRIKKDSPKAEVV; this is encoded by the exons atggATGATATAGACCAATCAGAAATATATGATCTTTCGATAAATTTATTCAGTCAAGTTGGTTCTGTTATTGATCATCCTTTATTCTTGCAAAGTGAGATACAAG GTTGCCTTGATGTTGGTAATCCTAACTATGAATGTTCAATCTGTGGCGCGTGTTTTTG TATGTTTGCCTTCACGTCTCTTGGTGGTAAGGTATTGGATTCAGTGAATGATGGGAGGGGTCCACCGCAGTTTATAATAACTGGTCAAAATTATCATCGGATTGGAAGTTTGCTCCCAGATGCTGGTCAGAAGCCTAAATTTGCGCAGTTATATATATACGACACTCAGCATGAGATAATGCATAG TGTTATTTCTATTGGAAAACAGGTTTATAGCTGTGATTTCATAGTTATATTGTGTTTTTCTTCCCGTTATAATGTGTTATTAATCATTTTTTG gcAAACATCTGAGATAGataaaaaattgataactgagttgATGCAAATGATCGATACTCATAATTTTATAGCACAGTCATTTCGAAGAGTCAAAGAATTCTATCAGTGTCATCCATCTGAGATCTTctgtttgaagttgtattcgcAAAGGAAGGTTGATCGAAGAATTTACAGTGCTCCCTCTTGCGATGAAGTTGCTGCTTTGATTGTTGGAGATTTTGATTCGTCGGATCATAGTCGTGACATTATTGTTCGATTTACTG TTCCTTTGTTGTTTCCATATGGCGAGGATCGTTACCAGCTGAACATTGCTTATCGAGGTGAACAGCCTGAATATGTTCCTGGAAGGAGAACAAGGGTTTCCCTCAGGGAATTCATATGTTTTCGTCTCCAGATTAGGGAGCACGAAGATGGAATTATTCACAAGTGTAGGCGATTATTTCAACAATTTGTTGTTGATTGTTTCACCATGATTGAGTCCCAAATGTTGTATGAGATTAGAATGAAGCAAA AGCGAGAGCGAATTCCCATTGCTGATCGTCCTAAAATCTCTTGTCGTGTCTTTCATGCCAAGTTGAAGTGCCTCCTTAGCAATCTCAAGGAAG gtaTGTATACTATTGAGTTCCAAAAAAGAGGTCTACCGCATGGACACATGTTACTTTGGTTTAACGGGGAAAGCAACTTACAAAGTGTTGAAATTGTTGATGAATTCATCTATGCCGAGCTACCCAATCCCCAGAAATTTCCATCTCTTTATAATGTCGTCACCAAGTACATGATCCATGGTTCCTGCAGTCGACTTAGACCGAGTTCTCCTTGCATGAAAGATGGTAAGTGCTCAAAATTTTATCCGAAAAGATTCGTTGACCAAACGAGCTTTGATGAAGATGGGTATCCAATATATAGACGTCGTAATATGGCTGTGACAGTGAAGATCAATGATGTTGATATTGACAATAGATTTGTTGTGCCCTATAATCCACTACTGTTAATAAAATATCAAGCTCACATAAATCTTGAGTTCTGTAACAAGTCAAACGTCATTAAGTATCTTTTTAAGTATGTCAATAAGGGTCCGGATCGGGTGACTGCAACTATTGGAGAAACATATGATGTTGGTGAATCTTCTCAAGTGGTTGATGAGATCAAACAGTATTACGATTGTCGTTATTTATTACCGTCTGAATCGATGTGGAGAATTTTTGCTTATGATATTCATCATAGATGGCCATCGGTACAGAGGTTGACTTTTCACTTGCCGAACCAGCAACATGTTGTATTCGATGATGCTGATATCACTACTCATGTTTATTTGCGCAACAAAGATTTGATGACGATGTTACGG AGAGGTTGTACCAGTTTTCGAAGTATAAGAACCGTGAATGGTGTTACTTATGATACAGTTCAAGAGGCATGTTTCGCCATGGGATTCTTGATAGATGATAAGGAGTATGTTTCTGCTATTAAAGAAGTCGCCGAGTTAGCGTCAGCTGCACAGCTAAGGAGGATTTTTGTGATGTTATTGCTATCTGGTTCCATGGGAAGACCTCTAGCAGTTTGGGAACAAACTTGTGCTTATTTGTCTGCTGATATTCTTTATCGCAGAAGACATGAGCTGCAATATCCCG ATCTAACGATGAGTCAGGACGAGTTGCAAACATTTTGTTTGTTGGAGATTGAAAAACTATTGCAGAGTAACGAAAAATCATTGAGAAATTATGCTAGCATGCCGGTTCCTAATAACTATTTAGTCTCTCTATTTAGCAATTTGATGTTGTTGCGTGAGTTGCAGTATGATACTGTTTCGAATATCTTAAAGTTAAATAAAGAACAGAGGGTGGTCTACGATAAAATTATTGATTGTGTTTCGAATAAGGGGCATGAATTCTTTTTTGT TGGTATTGCTTCTCTGTTGTTACCTAGTGGTAATACGGCGCATTCTATGTTCAATATTCCTGTTGAGCTGACTGAAGACACTGTTTATCGGATTAAGAAAGATAGTCCAAAAGCTGAGGTAGTCTGA
- the LOC114926108 gene encoding protein MAINTENANCE OF MERISTEMS-like, with protein MRLDERYVPYLQMAGLYHLARLNDRWFRLDEPLVSAFVERWRPETHTFHMPFGECTITLQDVAYQLGLPVDGDYVSGCLTDFHLYIEGRRPAWQWFHELLGVLPPENQVQKFAVNCTWFQETFAECPDGADEETVRRFVRAYIMMLLGTQLFADKSGNRIHIRWLPYVARLEEMGRYSWGSAALAWLYRCMCRVANRHVVKLAGPLQLLQSWIFWRFPTLRPSGYDEISWPLASRWSGYNPGISNKGPRVQMARLKIDLLQPRQFIWMPYSALDVIQVVHPEVLEPRHTMLWRCRTSLIYFAVVEWHQVDRVLPQFGGVQPIPSPALNIDFLMSKDGRGGDRWFPAQYADWHVHWQERAEHILQFDIVPDPGPSHDFLTWWYQHGKRFLSPEMLLGDPRGIPIPDEATQRGAGRLPDMDRVEDVPDRRRIERRARVGTRRSQREWIGADLAMDDVEPPVRGGGRVRGRGGRRRVGAAREGGQMPMGGDVAGVDRAHRGGHEGGSRGSGMGDPTTHTDAGLGGGGLGDYFVGVPGDDHTLQESTPWVSPSSMFGDLLARDGIVAEFGGPHFLDDIRTIMQEDEAAAGRVQMTGTQAPLDVDLNEPATVAPPHPFAMGGTPASAQTIGSHSVAGPSSSRPVHAARVTPRQPVPDDSDESIEDEEPLIRRSFRTRVPRRCGTGSHLFR; from the exons ATGCGTCTTGATGAGAGGTACGTTCCGTACCTGCAGATGGCCGGATTGtaccatcttgcgagactgaaTGACAGATGGTTCCGACTAGACGAGCCCCTAGTCAGCGCATTCGTCGAGAGGTGGCGGCctgagacgcacaccttccacatgccgttcggagagtgcaccatCACTCTTCAGGACGTCGCATACCAGCTGGGGTTGCCAGTGGACGGAGATTACGTTAGTGGTTGCCTGACAGACTTCCACCTTTACATTGAGGGTAGGAGACCTGCTTGGCAGTGGTTCCATGAGTTGCTCGGTGTTTTACCTCCCGAGAACCAGGTGCAGAAATTCGCAGTCAACTGCACCTGGTTTCAGGAGACATTTGCAGAGTGTCCAGACGGGGCTGACGAGGAGACAGTTAGGCGCTTTGTCCGGGCCTATATCATGATGTTATTGGGCACGCAGCTCtttgccgacaagtccggcaaTCGTATACACATCAGATGGCTACCTTATGTTGCTCGGCTTGAGGAGATGGGTCGGTACAGTTGGGGGTCGGCGGCACTTGCATGGTTGTACAGGTGCATGTGCCGAGTCGCCAACAGACATGTGGTGAAGTTAGCTGGCCCTTTACAGTTACTACAGTCTTGGATATTCTGGAGGTTTCCCACTCTTAGACCATCTGGGTATGATGAGATTAGCTGGCCCCTTGCCTCGAG ATGGTCTGGTTACAATCCTGGGATTAGCAACAAGGGACCTCGGGTACAGATGGCTCGCCTGAAGATCGACTTGTTACAGCCTCGGCAG TTCATATGGATGCCCTATAGCGCACTAGACGTCATCCAGGTTGTACATCCGGAGGTCTTGGAGCCTCGGCATACGATGTTATGGCGGTGCAGGACGTCCCTGATTTACTTTGCGGTTGTGGAGTGGCATCAGGTTGATAGAGTTTTACCTCAGTTTGGCGGCGTTCAGCCCATACCGTCTCCCGCCTTGAACATCGACTTCTTGATGTCGAAGGATGGGAGAGGAGGTGACCGTTGGTTCCCGGCACAGTACGCTGACTGGCACGTTCACTGGCAGGAGCGTGCGGAGCACATTCTACAGTTTGACATCGTCCCCGACCCCGGTCCGTCACACGATTTCTTGACATGGTGGTATCAGCACGGAAAGAGGTTTCTGTCGCCGGAGATGTTATTGGGGGATCCGAGAGGTATTCCTATTCCAGATGAGGCTACGCAGAGGGGTGCAGGTCGACTTCCAGATATGGACCGGGTCGAGGACGTTCCCGACAGACGTCGTATTGAGCGGAGAGCTCGAGTTGGGACACGTCGTAGCCAGCGGGAGTGGATCGGGGCGGATCTTGCTATGGATGACGTCGAACCCCCAGTTAGGGGTGGCGGGAGAGTTCGTGGTCGTGGAGGCAGGAGGAGAGTGGGTGCTGCTAGAGAGGGTGGCCAGATGCCTATGGGAGGTGATGTTGCGGGGGTTGATAGGGCCCATCGGGGCGGGCATGAGGGTGGGTCGCGTGGATCTGGTATGGGAGATCCGACGACTCACACTGATGCTGGGCTTGGTGGTGGAGGTCTTGGAGATTACTTCGTAGGTGTTCCCGGTGATGATCATACCCTCCAGGAGAGTACTCCATGGGTGAGTCCGAGCTCGATGTTTGGAGACTTGCTTGCTAGAGATGGCATTGTGGCCGAGTTTGGTGGACCGCATTTCCTTGATGATATCCGGACCATCATGCAGGAGGATGAGGCTGCAGCCGGACGGGTTCAGATGACAGGGACACAGGCACCCCTGGATGTAGATCTGAACGAGCCTGCCACGGTAGCTCCCCCGCATCCTTTTGCCATGGGTGGGACCCCAGCATCGGCCCAGACTATTGGGTCACATTCAGTTGCCGGCCCGTCATCATCCAGACCCGTGCATGCTGCGCGTGTGACCCCGAGACAACCAGTTCCGGATGACAGCGACGAGTCTATTGAGGATGAGGAGCCACTTATACGGAGGAGTTTCCGGACACGGGTGCCACGCCGTTGCGGCACTGGATCGCACCTATTTAGATGA